The Ascidiaceihabitans donghaensis genome includes the window GATCATGCCCGTTCATGGTGATCTTGCCTGCGCTTATCATAGCCTCGCGGGTCAAAACGGCGGATAGGGCGCGACGGTCTTCTTCGGATGGGGCTGCGATCGCGATGGTAGAGCCTTTGGGGAACGTGGCCGAAATGTCTTCAAGCACCGGATTGCCGTCTTCGTCGCGCACTGTCACGCTGTCCAACGTGATGTCACCGTTCAGGCTGACCATTGTGTCGGGTTCTCCGTCAAATAGCGCTTCATCGATCATGCCTGTGGGGGCAAACCGTTCGGTGATCGTTTCCCAGCGCAACTGCATGTCTTGGGATTGGTTGTAGTAGGCTAAAAGCTCTTTCCACGGGCTGGACAGGTCTTTGTAGGCGGCTAGGGCCGCAACCAAAGCACCCAATGTCACATCGCCCTGAATGACCAGATAGCCGCCGATTGAAAAGAACAGGAAGGGCGTCAGTTGTGTAATGAAGTTGTTGATAAACTTCATGAAAAATTTCTTTTGGAAGATGATAAAGCGGATTTCAAACAACCGGCCCAACCGGTCCGTGATCATTGCCATCCGGTAACGCCAACCGTGGTTCAGGCGTAATGTAGCAGCCCCTGTGGCCCCTTCACCGATTTCGGCAGCTAGGGCCCGCACCTGAATAACGCGTTTTTTGTTCAACAGGTTGATCTGCTTTTGCAGTCTTGGGATCAGCCAGGCTTGCAACGGGATCAGGGCGCAAGCCGCCAGACCAAAGGCGAAGCTTTGCAGAAACAAGAACCCCAGAATGGTCAGCATTTGCCCCGCTTGCAGTACAGGTTGGGCCACAGCGTCCCCCATCAATCCGCCCATAGGTTCGGATTCGGCCGTGACCATCGACACCAGTTCACCTTGGCTGGTGCGTTCGAAATAGGGTTGTGGGAAGCGAAGGATACGCGCGATCAGCGAATAGCGAAAGCGGCGCAAAAGCCGTTCTGCCAACACACCTTTCATGGTGTTGATGCGCATTTTCATAATGCCATGCGCGAACACCGCTAGCAAAAACGCACCACACAGCAGCCACAGGTATTCAATCTGTGTGAACGTAAACCCATAGGCCTCAATGCGGCTTTCACCCGAACCAATGGCATCGTTGATGATCTGCTTGGGCAGTTCCAATGTCAGGTACAGCAGCGGAAACAGCGTCAGCGTCACCGCCAACAATACCAGTTGATCGCGTTTGGAGTGTTTCCAGATGAAGGCAAAGATCGTGCGGTCGATGGGATCGTCCAATTCATGTCTTGCGCCAAAACAGGCGTCCGGGCCGCCATCCCCACGTGTGACCCTGCGAAAACTTAACAAGATCGTGACAAGGGGCGCAAATTGTTTTCCCGATGCCTAGCTCGTTTTCAAAGGATTTTCATGTGATCCATTGCGAAATGAGATTTGCGTTCCTAAGCTGCGATTACACAGAAAGGCACAAAACGTGGATCAGATAACGCTCATGCTGGTGATGCTGGCCTTGTTTCAGGTAAAGCACCTGTTTGCGGATTTTTACCTGCAAACACCCAAGATGCTGTCTGCGGGGGCGACCTATGTCCATGCGGGTCGTGCGCAGCATGCATTGGTGCATATTGTCGGATCTTTTTTGGTGTTGCTGCCTTTTGGTCTTTTGGCCGGTTTGTCCTGGGGGCTTGTTGTGGGTCTTTTGGCGCTGGAATGGGTGTTGCACTACCACATCGATTTCGGCAAAGGCTGGTGGTCCAAACGCACCGCATTCACAACCACTGATGCCGGATATTGGCGCGCCTTTGGTGTAGATCAATTGGCGCATCAATGGACTTATATCGCCATGGTCTGGATGGCTGTCTAAGATTTAAGTGTCGACACGGAACCAAAATCAGGCATCGGCCTTATAGGACCTGTATCAAGTCGTGTGATGTGTGGCGCGATGCCTTCGGCGAACAGCTGACGCACCAGCGGGTCATGCCCGGGAATGATCAGTTCAGGCGCAGAGGCCAGTTGGTGCAGCGTCTCGAAACCGTCCAACATGTTTTGCAAGTCCACGACTATGGGAAAGGGTTTGCGTGTCATAACGTTTTCGTAAAAATGCGCAGCATCTGACGCAAGCACCATAAATCCCGATTTGGTTTTCACCCGCACCGCCTGCAATCCGCGACTGTGTCCGCCTATGCAATGTACAGTGACCCCGTCGGTCACTTGTGCTTCGCCGTCGTAGAAAAAGACCTTTCCGGCATACAGCCGTTTGATTGCGGTGCAAATGTGGTCGGCTGTGAATGGCATGCGCAATGTGTCGTGGCACATACACGGGCCTGTCGCATAGGCCATTTCAGCCGCTTGTAGGTGCAGGGCGGCGTTGGGAAACAGATGCAGCCCCCCCGCGTGATCATAGTGCAGATGTGTGACGATAACGTGGGTGATGTCTTCGGGTGCGATTCCAAAAGGGGCAAGGGCTGCGACAGGATCCAAGCGGATCGGGCGCCCGCGCGACGCGGCTTCGGTGTCGTCGTATCCTGTGTCTATCAGAATCGCGTCGCTGCCACGCCGCAGCAGCCACATATAATAGTCCATCGGGTGGGGGGCATTGTGGTTGTCATCAAAGATAAAGCTGTCGACCCGCGTGCGTGTGTTGCGGTCCGCATATTTTATAGCGTGAATTTCCCAATCGCTCATTGTGTGGCCGCGTTTGGGTTGGGGTGCGCGCTGACATTCACAAAGGTGCGTACATCTCGTCCCGTCACCAAATGCTGGACGGCCGCGTCAAAGGCCAGAAAGTGGGGCGTTTTGAGATGCGTTTGAAAGGCTGCGGCGTCTTCATACGTCTCATACAAGAATACTTCGCCGGGTCGGTCGGGATCTGTGCACAGATCAAACTGATGGCAGCCGGGTTCATTGTGAAACGTGGCGCGGACGTTTTCACGCATCAAGGGCATGAACTCATCCTCGGTTGCGGGATCGAAGTTCAACGTGACAACAACAGCAAACATGGGCGGCCTTTCATATGACGTCCGGCCCACTCTAAAAGGGGCACCGGTCTTTTTCCAAAACAATTTCGACTTTCGGGATGGCACAGCCAGAAAATAATGTATACATTAATTTTCAAGTTAAGACTTTGCAATTGTCATCGGCGGGCCAGTTGGTCTGCTCAGATCTGAGGACGTTATGAAACACACATTTGACATCGCGGTATTTGAAGGCGACGGCATCGGCCCTGAAATCACCCAACCCACAGTCGAGATATTACAAAAGTTGGCGGGACAGTCGGACGCTTATGAATTGACGTTCAAAGATGCGCCGGCAGGGGCCGCACATTACGCCAAAACAGGTGCATCGTTGCCCGAGGCGTCGATGGATATTGCGCGGCAATCGGATGCAATTTTATTGTCTGCCATGGGGTTGCCCAACGTCCGTTATGACGATGGCACGGAAATTTCGCCTCAAATCGATCTGCGCAAAGCACTGGTTCTGTTTGCGGGTGTGCGGCCCGTCACCATCAAGGCCGGCCAAACCACACCGCTGAATTTGCCCGCAGGCCGCGAGGTTGATTTCGTATTGATCCGCGAAAGCACCGAAGGGCTTTTCCACACCCAAGGCCGGGGTGAGGTCACGAAAGACGAAGCCCGTGAAACCCTTTTGATCACCCGTGATATTTCCGAAAAACTGTTCAAGTTTGCGTTTGATCTGGCCAAAACCCGGAAATCCACGGGCCGCAGCCCGGGCAAAGTGACATGTGTAGACAAAGCCAATGTGTTCCGCGCCTTTGCGTTCTTTCGCGAAATGTTTGATGCCGAAGCTGCCAAGCACCCCGACATTGCGGCTGACCACGCCTATGTGGACGCAACAGCGCTTTGGATGGTGCAAAAGCCTTGGGATTTCGACGTTATGGTTACTGAAAACATGTTCGGCGACATTCTGTCCGATCTCGGGGCTGGCCTGATGGGCGGGCTTGGTTTGGCGCCATCTGCTGACATAGGTTTGGATCATGCGGTGTTTCAGCCTTGCCATGGCTCGGCCCCCGATATTGCGGGCCAGAACGCGGCAAACCCGATGGCGATGATTTTGTCGGCGGCGATGATGCTGGACTGGCTGGGCTTGCGGTATGACAATCCGGTAATGGTTGCAGACGGTGTGCGTTTGCGCGAAGCGGTGGAAACTGTGGTGGCCAAAGGGGCCATCCTAACGCGTGATCTTGGCGGGACTGCCAGCACGACGCAGGCCGCAGACGCCGTTTGGGGGGCGCTTGCATGACAGCGCAGACCCTTAAGATTGCCTGCGTCGGGGCCGGTTATTTCAGCCAGTTCCACTATGACAGTTGGCGGCGTTTGAAGGGTGTGCATGTGGTGGGGGCCTGCGATCTGGACAAGGCCAAAGCCGCCGCGAAGGCTGCGCCTATTGGGGCGCGGGCCTTTGATGATCTGGACAAAATGCTGGCGGACACCAAGCCGGACGTATTGGACGTGATCTTGCCGCCATTGGCGCATGCGCGGGCCATTCAAAGCGCTTTGGACGCAGGTGTCAAAACCATCATTTGTCAAAAACCCTTTTGCATGTCTTTGACGGAAGCCTGCGAAACAACCACAGCAGCCCAAGCAGCAGGGGCGCAAATTGTGATCCACGAAAACTTCCGGTTTCAACCGTGGTATCGCTGTATCAAACAGCTGTTGGCCAAGGACGCGATCGGGCAGGTTCTGCAAATGACCTTTCGCTTGCGCCCCGGTGACGGGCAGGGGGCGATGGCATACTTGGACCGACAGCCATACTTCCAGACCATGCCACGGTTTCTGATCCATGAGACTGGCGTGCATTGGGTCGATACGTTTCGCTATCTCTTTGGTGATCCCACAGCCGTTTACGCCGATTTGCGGCGTGTTAATCCTGTGATTGCCGGTGAAGATGCGGGGGTGGTGATGTTTGACCATCCCAAAGGCATACGCGCGATTTTTGATGGCAACCGCCATCTGGATCATGCCGCAGACAACCACCGCCGCACCATGGGTGAGGCACTGGTGGAGGGAACGGAAGGCACGCTAAAGCTTTTGGGCAGTGGGGCTGTGATGCACCGGCGGTTCGGGGCGGTGGAAGATACCGAGATGTTGGCCCCCAGCATGTGGCCCGGCTTTGGAGGGGATTGCGTGCATCATTTGCAGGCCCATGTCGTTGATGCGCTGCATAACAAAGGTATGTTGGAAAACACTGCCTCTTCCTATTTGAAAGTGATAGAGATCGAGCAGGCGATTTACGCTTCGGCGGATGAGGGGCGGAAAATCGCGTTAGACCAGTAACGCAAAGGCCGTTTTATGTCACAATCCAGCACCCAACGTGCCATTTCCGAATTGCGGCAATTGATCTTTTCGGGGGTTTTGCCTGCGGGTTCTGACCATTTGGAAAGCGAATTGGCCGAGCGGCTTGACATGTCGCGCACTCCTGTGCGCGAGGCGGCGTTGATGTTGGAAAGCCAGGGGTTGTTGGCAATGCGCCCGCGCAAGGGTGTGCGTATTTTGCCGGTGTCCGCAGATGACATGCGTGAAATTTACGATGTGCTGACCGAGCTTGAAGGATTGTCAGCCGAACGTGCAGCCGGATACGGATACGGCGACGATGACTTGACGGCATTGGCCGCGTCTATTGCGGATATGGACAAAGCCGTAGAGGCCCGCGCCCTGGAAGACTGGGCCGAAGCGGACGATCGCTTTCATACTGAACTTGTGCGTCTTGGTGGAAATTCCCGTGCCGTTTCCATTGTCGGGATGATGCAGGATCAGGTGCGCCGCGCACGCGCCACGACGTTGTACATTCGCCCGACACCGACGCAATCCAATGCGGATCACCGCGGTGTGCTGGATGCGATAGGGGCGGGTGACGGCGCATTGGCGCGACGTATACACACGCGGCACCGTGATCAGGCCAAGCGTATGATCCTTGAGTTGCTGGAAAAACACCACCTGCATACGTTGTGACTTTAGAGCCGTTCTAATGTTGACTAATTTAGTCGGAAACAATTGACAAGACGGGCGCACTGATAGACTTACTGTTTTTATCAGATTTAAACGCTTGGAGATCCGCAATGTCGATCAACCGCACACTCACAACTGTTATCGCCGCAACTGCCTTTGCAGCCCCCGCACTGGCCGAGGGTGAGCTGAACCTGTATTCATCGCGCCACTACGATACGGATGAACGCCTGTATTCGGACTTTACAGAGGCCACCGGCATCACAATCAACCGGATTGAAGGCAAAGGCGACGAACTGATTGCGCGGATGCAAGCCGAAGGCACCAATTCGCCAGCCGACGTGCTGTTGACTGTGGACACCACACGCCTGCAACGGGCAAAAGACGCAGGCGTTTTGCAATCTATCGAAAACGCAACGCTTGAAGATCGCATCCCGTCCAATCTGCAAGACGCCGACAATCAATGGTTCGGGTTCTCCCAACGCGCACGCATCATCTTTTACAACAAAGCCGACGTCGCAAATCCGCCCATGGATTACGTTGCCTTGGCGGACCCCGCCTACAAAGGCATGGTGTGCCACCGCTCGTCCTCGAACGTCTATTCCCAAACGTTGCTATCTGCTGTGATCGAAAACCACGGTGAAGAAGCCGCAACAGCATGGGCCAAAGGTGTGGTCGACAACTTTGCCCGCGACCCGCAGGGCGGTGACACCGACCAGTTGCGTGGGTTGGTATCAGGCGAATGTCAGGTGTCGATTTCCAACACCTATTACTTCGCACGCGCGTTACGCAAAGACGTCAAAGGTCTGGACAAAGCTGCGATGGATAACATCGGTTGGGTGTTTCCGGCGCAAGACGCAGAAGGGGCTCATATGAATTTGTCCGGGGCGGGTGTGGCTGCGAATGCCCCCAACAAAGACAACGCGATCAAGTTTCTTGAATACCTCGCATCAGATCAGGCGCAGGTCTATTTTTCATCCGGCAACGACGAATATCCTGCGGTTGAAGGGGTAGAACTTAGCCCGTCCGTGGCAGCACTGGGTGACTATAAAGGCGATACTGTCAATTTGTCAGACGTGGCCAAAAACGTGCCAACGGCCCAGAAGATATTTAACAGCGTTGGCTGGAAGTAATCCAAATTACAATTTGTGAACAAGATCTTAACGGGCGCAGCGCATGCGCCCGTTTAACTTTTTCGGGGGCTACCCAACCGTGCTTCCTTTGGGGTCATTCCCGTCCAGATGTGGAAGGCCCGGTAAAAGGAATTCGGGTCACGATAAGCCAGCAGATACGAAATCTCTTCGATATTCAGGTCTGAATTGCGCAGGTAATGCAGGGCCAGATCACGGCGTGTGCCGTCTAGGACATGTTGAAACCGTGTGGTTTCTGCCGACAGATAGCGTTGCAAGCTGCGGGTGCTCAGGCGCATGCGCCTTGCGGCTTCATCGATGTCACACAACCCGCTGGGCAGCATTTCAGTGATGGCATTGCGCAGTCTTGCGGTGGTTGTCATGTGTTCGGTCACAGTGGCAAGCTGGCGTTTGAATGCGGGTTCCATCGTGGCCCATTGGTCGGGGTTCACCGACAACAGCGGGCGGGCGGCATCCTCCAGCGACAGGGTCAATTCTGCGGGCTCACCGATTTTGATCGGACAGCCCAGAAAATTCTCAAGTTCTGCGTGGCAAGCCATACGCGCAGGCAATGTGGCCGAGGTTGGCACGATGTGCGCCCCGCTGCTGTTGCGAATGGCTTCGACAAAAAACACAAATTCGGTGGCGGAAAAGCTTAAAGGCAATGACACTGTCGGAGGGTTTGCAGACTTCACGATTTGAAGCCCCAGATCGGTTGGCCGGATCGCCATAATCAGCGGCCCCACAATGGGCTTGAACACAGCCAGACGCTCCAGCCCGATGCGCACCGTCGGGCTGCTGGTAAAGGCAAAGAAGGCGGGGTTGAAAGGCCCACGCGCATAGGCTTTGCCAAGGGCCAATGGCAAATCATCCCGATTTGCCTCTGCCTCGATGGCGTGCCACCCTTCAAAATATTCTTCAGCGGTGACGCCACGGGCGTCGGGGGCAATCATGTCACCGGACATGCCGGTGCGTCGAATGACATTGTCCAAAGAAATGCCAAGCAACCCGCACAACTGCGGCAGGGTCGATGCGATTTTGTAGCGGGGTTGGGATGGGGCCATTGGGAACTCCTGTTGGATCCCATGGTACAGGCGTGGGCGTGCTTCACCAGTGGGTGGCGTGAATTGTTAGACAGGTGGCGCGATACGCAAGATCAGGCGTCGGCGGCCAGTTGCCCGTAACGCCCTTGTTCAAAAACCAGACCAGGACGGCTTGCAAAGCTGGCATGAGCCACCCGACCCAAGACCATCGTGTGATCGCCTGCGGGATGGGCCGCGTGATGTTCGCAAATGAACCGTGCGACGCAATCGTTGAAAAGGGGCAAATCCTGGTCATCAAGATGTGTTTCAAAGGCGTCGAACCCGTCACCGCGTGTGGCGAAATGGGCGGCCAGTTCAAATTGGTCAGCGCCCAGCACATGGATGCAGAATCTGGGGGCTGCAACAAACGCATCATGGCGCCGCGACCCGTTGCCAGGCGCCCACATCACCAAAGGCGGATCAAGCGAGATAGAAGAAAAGGAGTTTGCCGTCATGCCCAAAGGCCCAACGGCCGTTTGGGCCGTGATCACTGTGACGCCGGTGGCAAAGCGGCCAAAAGCGTCACGCAATTGCAGCGTATTGGTGGTGTCGGGCGTGAATTCAACGTGATCAGTCATGGGCGCAGCGGTGCCACGGCGCACATGAAATGTCCACATCTTGAAACGTGCGTGTGACGCGCTAGCCCGTGATGTCAGCTACTATTTTTGACATCGCAGCGCCGATCCCGTCTATATCACCCATCGCATCGACGCGTTGCAGCGCATTTTGCTGGTCGTAGTAGGCGATCAATGGGGCAGTTTGCGCGTGATAGGCCGACAGGCGTCCTGCGACAGTCTCCGCGTTGTCGTCCGCGCGCCGCTTCATATCGGTGCTGCCGCACCCATCGCAGATGCCGGGTTTGGCGGGGATTTTGAAGCTGTCGTGATAGCCTTCTCCGCATGCAGCACAGGTGTAGCGCCCCGAAACACGTTCAACCATCGCCGCGTCATCAACTTCAAGGCTAATCGCTGCGTCGATTTTCATCCCGTTTTCGGCCAGCAGATCATCCAGTGCCGATGCCTGCACGTCCGTGCGCGGGAAACCGTCCAGAATCACGCCTTGGGCGCAATCGGGTTCCGCCATACGATCACGCAGAATGTTGATAACGATCTCGTCGCTGACCAGATCGCCTGCTTTCATCACAGCATCGGCGGCTTTGCCAGCCTCCGTGCCCGCAGCCACAGCGGCCCGCAACAAATCACCCGTGCTGAGCTGCACCAACCCAAAGCGCTTTTCCAGCAAACGGGCCTGGGTGCCTTTTCCGGCCCCGGGGGGGCCAAGCAAAATCAGAACAGCCGGTTTGGTCATAACAGAAGCATCCATTATTCGTCCCCTTCAGCGGTTCATGCGGTTGTCGATCAGATCGTCCACAACGGACGGATCGGCCAAGGTCGAGGTATCGCCCAAAGCGCCGTAATCGTTTTCCGCGATTTTACGCAGGATGCGGCGCATGATCTTGCCAGAGCGCGTTTTTGGCAGGCCGGGCGCCCATTGGATCAGGTCGGGCGACGCGATGGGCCCGATTTCAGTGCGCACCCATGTGCGCAATTCCTTACGCAGTTCCTCTGATGGCTCTTCGCCGCCCATCAATGTGACATAGCAATAGATGCCTTGCCCTTTGATGTCGTGTGGATAACCGACAACAGCACTTTCGGCCACTTTGGGGTGGGCGACCAGTGCGCTTTCAACTTCGGCGGTCCCCATACGGTGCCCCGAGACGTTGATCACATCGTCCACGCGGCCGGTGATCCAATAGTCGCCGTCTGCGTCACGTTTGCAGCCGTCACCGGTGAAATAATAGCCTTTGTAGTCGCTGAAGTAGGTCTTTTCAAAACGCTCATGGTCGCCCCAAACCGTGCGCATCTGACCGGGCCAGCTGTCTTTGATGCACAACACACCCTCGACGTCGTTGCCTTCGATCTCTGCGCCAGTTGTCGGTTCCAACACCACAGGTTCGATGCCGAAAAACGGCTTCATGGCCGACCCGGGTTTCATGGCATGGGCGCCGGGCAGGGGGGTCATCAAATGTCCGCCTGTTTCGGTTTGCCACCATGTGTCTACGATCGGGCAACGCCCGCCGCCGACGATTTCATTGTACCAATTCCAGGCTTCGGGGTTGATGGGTTCGCCCACGGTGCCAAGCAGGCGCAAGCTGGACAGGTCACATTTTTCAACGAAGCTGTTGCCTTGGCCCATGAGGGCGCGCAAGGCTGTGGGCGCGGTGTAGAACTGGTTGACCTTGTGTTCCTCACATACCTGCCAGAAGCGGCTGGCATCGGGATAGGTGGGCACGCCTTCAAACATCAACGTGGTGGCGCCATTGGCGAGCGGGCCATAAACAATATAGCTGTGACCAGTGACCCAACCCACATCTGCGGTACACCAAAAGATGTCGCCGTCTTTATAATCAAAGACGATCTCATGGGTCATCGATGCATAAACGATGTAGCCGCCTGTGGAATGGACCACGCCTTTGGGCATCCCCGTTGAGCCGGATGTATACAGAATGAACAGCGGGTCTTCGGCGTTCATTTCTTCGGGCGCACAGACGTCTGATGCGGCAGCACTTAGGGCGTTATAGTCGCGGTCGCGGGCGTCGTCCCATGCTACTTCACCACCGGTGCGGCGCACGACAAGACACTGAACGGACGCATCACAGGTCGCCAGCGCCTTGTCTGCATTGGCTTTGAGCGGCGTGTTGCGCCCACCACGCGGCGCTTCATCTGCGGTGATGACCACCTTGGCCTCGGAGCCTTGTACACGGGCGGCCAAGGCTTCGGGGGAAAAGCCTGCAAAGACGATGGAGTGAATGGCCCCGATCCGGGCAGAGGCCAGCATGGCGTAGGCCGCTTCGGGGATCATGGGCATATAGATAACGACGCGGTCACCTTTGCCGACGCCCAAATCTTTTAGGACGTTGGCCATTTTGTTCACAGAGGCCGAAAGCTGGTTGTAGGTGATGTGCAGGGATGGGTCGGTCGGGCTGTCAGGTTCCCAGATGATGGCTGTTTGGTCGCCGCGCGTGGCCAGATGGCGATCGACGCAGTTTGCAGACACATTCAATGTGCCATCGGCATACCAATTGATGCCCACATTGCCAAAGTCATACGAGACATCTTTGACTTGGGTGTATGGTGTCATCCAGTCGATGCGCTTGCCATGTTCGCCCCAGAACGCCTCAGGGTCCGCAATAGAGGCCGCGTACATTTGATCGTATTTCGCGGCGTCGACATGTGCATTGGCTGCCATTTCGGCGGACGGTGGGAATGTGTCGGACATATAAAGGCTCCTCCCTTTTTGACCTTGGTATTCGTCAGTATTCGGCGGGCTGCCATACGCACACGAATGTGTGAGGCCGCCAGCCTTCTCCCTTGGGCGGATCATAGCGCCATTTGAAAAGAAAGGAATAAGTGACCGAAATATAACGGTTTCGTTGTAAATATTTTCTCTTGTATCTGGTTTTCTTGTAAAGCGCCTTGCCGCAACTGCGAAATCTTGCATGTTTTCGGTGTTTTGTTTGTCAAAGCAGGCCGGACGTGTCACCTGCCAGTGCACAAAATTCGCTTGATTACTTTCGAAAACAAAACTTGAAGCGCGTGACATTTTGTTGCGCGACCAAAGTCGTGGATGGATTTTTGGCAGAATCAAAGTGGCTTGAAGCCGGAACCGCACGACACCTAACGCGGGGTTTTGCGCAACTTCTTCTTGGCAGTGGGACAGTGCCGCGTTAGCTTCTTTTTCAAGCGCAGATCTGCTTGCGCATATAAGGGAGAACATCATGAACAAATTTGCACTGGGTGCTGTCGCCAGCACGCTTACATTTGCCTTCGCCATCGAAGCTGCGGCAACGGAATGGAACGTGTCTGTGTGGGGCAAACGTCGTGCCTTTACCGAGCACGTTGAAAAGCTGGCCGAGCTGGTGTCTGAAAAGACAAACGGCGAATTCACCATGAACATCAGCTATGGCGGATTGTCCAAGAACCGCGAAAATCTTGATGGCATTTCCATCGGCGCGTTCGAAATGGCGCAGTTCTGTGCAGGCTATCACCGCGATAAAAACCGTGTTGTGACGGTTCTGGAACTGCCATTCCTTGGCGTGGAGAACCTGGCGCAAGAAGTCGCGGTGTCCAAGGCCGTTTATGCGCACCCTGCCGCTGCTGAAGAAATGGAACAGTGGAATGCGAAACTGCTGATGACGTCGCCGATGCCACAATACAAT containing:
- a CDS encoding flavin reductase family protein, which codes for MTDHVEFTPDTTNTLQLRDAFGRFATGVTVITAQTAVGPLGMTANSFSSISLDPPLVMWAPGNGSRRHDAFVAAPRFCIHVLGADQFELAAHFATRGDGFDAFETHLDDQDLPLFNDCVARFICEHHAAHPAGDHTMVLGRVAHASFASRPGLVFEQGRYGQLAADA
- a CDS encoding Gfo/Idh/MocA family protein, with the translated sequence MTAQTLKIACVGAGYFSQFHYDSWRRLKGVHVVGACDLDKAKAAAKAAPIGARAFDDLDKMLADTKPDVLDVILPPLAHARAIQSALDAGVKTIICQKPFCMSLTEACETTTAAQAAGAQIVIHENFRFQPWYRCIKQLLAKDAIGQVLQMTFRLRPGDGQGAMAYLDRQPYFQTMPRFLIHETGVHWVDTFRYLFGDPTAVYADLRRVNPVIAGEDAGVVMFDHPKGIRAIFDGNRHLDHAADNHRRTMGEALVEGTEGTLKLLGSGAVMHRRFGAVEDTEMLAPSMWPGFGGDCVHHLQAHVVDALHNKGMLENTASSYLKVIEIEQAIYASADEGRKIALDQ
- a CDS encoding adenylate kinase, whose product is MDASVMTKPAVLILLGPPGAGKGTQARLLEKRFGLVQLSTGDLLRAAVAAGTEAGKAADAVMKAGDLVSDEIVINILRDRMAEPDCAQGVILDGFPRTDVQASALDDLLAENGMKIDAAISLEVDDAAMVERVSGRYTCAACGEGYHDSFKIPAKPGICDGCGSTDMKRRADDNAETVAGRLSAYHAQTAPLIAYYDQQNALQRVDAMGDIDGIGAAMSKIVADITG
- a CDS encoding AraC family transcriptional regulator, whose protein sequence is MAPSQPRYKIASTLPQLCGLLGISLDNVIRRTGMSGDMIAPDARGVTAEEYFEGWHAIEAEANRDDLPLALGKAYARGPFNPAFFAFTSSPTVRIGLERLAVFKPIVGPLIMAIRPTDLGLQIVKSANPPTVSLPLSFSATEFVFFVEAIRNSSGAHIVPTSATLPARMACHAELENFLGCPIKIGEPAELTLSLEDAARPLLSVNPDQWATMEPAFKRQLATVTEHMTTTARLRNAITEMLPSGLCDIDEAARRMRLSTRSLQRYLSAETTRFQHVLDGTRRDLALHYLRNSDLNIEEISYLLAYRDPNSFYRAFHIWTGMTPKEARLGSPRKS
- a CDS encoding putative quinol monooxygenase, whose translation is MFAVVVTLNFDPATEDEFMPLMRENVRATFHNEPGCHQFDLCTDPDRPGEVFLYETYEDAAAFQTHLKTPHFLAFDAAVQHLVTGRDVRTFVNVSAHPNPNAATQ
- a CDS encoding isocitrate/isopropylmalate dehydrogenase family protein; the protein is MKHTFDIAVFEGDGIGPEITQPTVEILQKLAGQSDAYELTFKDAPAGAAHYAKTGASLPEASMDIARQSDAILLSAMGLPNVRYDDGTEISPQIDLRKALVLFAGVRPVTIKAGQTTPLNLPAGREVDFVLIRESTEGLFHTQGRGEVTKDEARETLLITRDISEKLFKFAFDLAKTRKSTGRSPGKVTCVDKANVFRAFAFFREMFDAEAAKHPDIAADHAYVDATALWMVQKPWDFDVMVTENMFGDILSDLGAGLMGGLGLAPSADIGLDHAVFQPCHGSAPDIAGQNAANPMAMILSAAMMLDWLGLRYDNPVMVADGVRLREAVETVVAKGAILTRDLGGTASTTQAADAVWGALA
- a CDS encoding extracellular solute-binding protein: MSINRTLTTVIAATAFAAPALAEGELNLYSSRHYDTDERLYSDFTEATGITINRIEGKGDELIARMQAEGTNSPADVLLTVDTTRLQRAKDAGVLQSIENATLEDRIPSNLQDADNQWFGFSQRARIIFYNKADVANPPMDYVALADPAYKGMVCHRSSSNVYSQTLLSAVIENHGEEAATAWAKGVVDNFARDPQGGDTDQLRGLVSGECQVSISNTYYFARALRKDVKGLDKAAMDNIGWVFPAQDAEGAHMNLSGAGVAANAPNKDNAIKFLEYLASDQAQVYFSSGNDEYPAVEGVELSPSVAALGDYKGDTVNLSDVAKNVPTAQKIFNSVGWK
- a CDS encoding DUF3307 domain-containing protein, whose product is MDQITLMLVMLALFQVKHLFADFYLQTPKMLSAGATYVHAGRAQHALVHIVGSFLVLLPFGLLAGLSWGLVVGLLALEWVLHYHIDFGKGWWSKRTAFTTTDAGYWRAFGVDQLAHQWTYIAMVWMAV
- a CDS encoding GntR family transcriptional regulator — protein: MSQSSTQRAISELRQLIFSGVLPAGSDHLESELAERLDMSRTPVREAALMLESQGLLAMRPRKGVRILPVSADDMREIYDVLTELEGLSAERAAGYGYGDDDLTALAASIADMDKAVEARALEDWAEADDRFHTELVRLGGNSRAVSIVGMMQDQVRRARATTLYIRPTPTQSNADHRGVLDAIGAGDGALARRIHTRHRDQAKRMILELLEKHHLHTL
- a CDS encoding N-acyl homoserine lactonase family protein, with translation MSDWEIHAIKYADRNTRTRVDSFIFDDNHNAPHPMDYYMWLLRRGSDAILIDTGYDDTEAASRGRPIRLDPVAALAPFGIAPEDITHVIVTHLHYDHAGGLHLFPNAALHLQAAEMAYATGPCMCHDTLRMPFTADHICTAIKRLYAGKVFFYDGEAQVTDGVTVHCIGGHSRGLQAVRVKTKSGFMVLASDAAHFYENVMTRKPFPIVVDLQNMLDGFETLHQLASAPELIIPGHDPLVRQLFAEGIAPHITRLDTGPIRPMPDFGSVSTLKS